AGGTGGAGGATTTCTGAAGGCACTGGCCAGCAGTAAGGAAATTACAGAGCTGTTTGGAACTGCCTCTAGCAATGTAAGACAAGGATGGATGCTATGCCAACTTGCAAACAAGCTCACCCAGAAATCAGATGTCAGCCCAGGCCACTAGTGCTTATACAGAATGTATTTGCTGATTTACTGCACCTCCTACCTGCAGTACCCTGTAAAATCTTACCTTTGACCAATTACATGTTGATAGTAAATAAATAAGATCTGCACAGTAACTCGGAGTACACTTATCCTGCAGTGCAGTTGCATGCAACTTTAACTAAGTTACTGCACTACTTAACTGCAGGTGGTTTTCGTGtttccatgcacacacacacacacatgcgtgcATGCCATGCAGCACCTGTCTTTGACAAACTCACATTCATACCCGTGAAATCCGACCTCCGGGGGCACACCGTCCTGCTTCACACTTGACCTTTGATTGACGGGAGCACATGAGCACCTAACTACAAGCAGCTGGGTAACTGTTCCACTCTCCCGTATTCAGAGagataaattaaaacacaacCCGCGTGACATGGTGGTGATCCTCAGTGCGGTGCGTAAACCCTAAGTGTGTAAAATATGATAGGCTGTACTTTTATTAGGAACAGGCCCCTATCGGATTCTGGATACCGTATGAAGCATCAGTCATGCTGTAAAAGATGAGACACTAAATCATGAAGCCTGAACAGGGTTTTATTAATGGGTATTCAATTTTTAAGGAGCTACAATTGAGTCGAATTACGCACATCATCATCTCCCAACCCCCTCAGATTCACTCTTACATTAACCAGAAACCCTCTCTCTCCACTGAGTGGCTCTCCTCATCAAATCTTCTCCGGGAGGAGATGGATTGGCAGAGCCCGAGGCAAATTCGTTTTGCTGATAGCTTCTGTGTGCTACGGCTTCCTGCAGCAATGTGGCAGCTCAAGCAAAGCCAAGCAAAGCATTGGGAAGATTTTGCTTTAATggccaaatgatcttcaatggcttTGCAGCACGGGCACTCCAGCGACAATGCAACTGTTCTATACTTCTGGGGCGGGGGTACTGTAACAGGAGGTGCTGTGTGATGTGCAGATTCTGACTCCTGCTGGTGAGGAATTAGGTTCACAGTTTTAAACTGCTCATGCAAATAACTCTGTACAGCGGTTAAGGTGCTCGGCTGGGCAGTGCACGGTTGCCACTTTGCCCCTCGTTTCTACCCTGCTATTGTAGAACAAGGGCAGTTATAATGTGTAACTGGTAGAAAGGCACCACAGGCAGCATCGTAATTAATAACAGTGCTCTTGACCACTCCTTTGTTGACTACATATACTGAACTGTAAAAGATTGCTTGGTAAAACTTTTATGCAACTGTTAGCAGAGAAATGTATAAAACAGTTCTTAATCTATACAATAGTGTGTTGGAACACTGCCCTCTGCTTTTCTGTCCTTAACTGCAGTGTTCCGCAGTGTTTCTATCAGAGGATGTGCCTGGGTGGGTCTGTGGTTAGGGCTAGGCTGTCTGCAGTTTGGTTTTTAAAAGGTTCTGTTTTCATCTTTGTTCGGCTCTGGACTTGTTTCTCCTAAaaacagttaagaaaaaaaaaaacccagcataaaataatatttgaagaACTTTGACACAGGAGTATTTGTAATTCCGAGCAGTGCGCAAACGCTTCATGTCTTTGCAgctgctttaaccctttgtggttcaCACAGATGATGGTCGGAGACCCGTCTACAGCTGAGAAAACCTTTAATAAAACTATACAGAGGTGTGCATatttacacacaacacacacaacacacgtacacacacgcacacacacgcacacacacacacacacacacacacacacacacacacacacacacgcacacacacgcacacacacacacacacacacacacacacacacacacacacacacgcacacacacacacacgcgcgcacacacacgcacacgcacacacacacacacacacagacacacacacacgcacacacgcgcacacacacacacacacacacacacacacacacacacacacacacacacacacatgcacacacacgcacacacacagcattgtatCCTGCAACACAGAACATCTTCACAAAGTCCAGAAGATCCTAACTTGCATCTATAGCTCAAAGGCATAGTCCATCAGTACTAGTTCATCACATACAGTGCAATAAATCTGTGGAGCGGACACTCTGGTCAGGAGAACAAGAAAGAAGTGAGGTCCTTCACTACTGGAACGGGTTGGTGCGATGTGCACTGCACCCCTCTGCACCAGGACGGCACGACACAGCATCTCTTTGAATCGCCTTCCCTGCACATGTCCATCAGTAGTGTGCTGTTGAAGATTGTAGCAGAAGGGGTGCCCTTGcattatttcttgttttcttaTTGCACAAAATAAATTCTGCAGCTTATACAAGTGATGTGGAACAGCAGCGCCCTCTGATGGACTGAAGATGTAGAAGCGTTACCCCATACTGGTGGGGCTACATTCAGGTTTTagttgtatgtgtgtttgtttttttgtttttttttaagagcagcaTTTCTTCTTGTTCCCTCCTTTTTCAGGTTTCAGTTTGATGGAGTCAGTCATGTAGCTCACTGCTGCCTCTTTGTACTGTGGGAGGGAAACAGGAGGTTACATTAGCAACTTGTTTCAATGTCAGATCCCTGGGAGAGTGACGTTCACAAGAGCCCTTTTATTGCTATATGatgtagaagaagaagaagaagaagaagaagaagaagaagaagaagaagaagaagaagaagaagaagaagaagaagaagaagaagaagaagaagaagaagaagaagaagaaaggttATGTATTTCATGGTgtttcatatttataaaactgctcCAGACAGTTGTTAGTGGACCTCGAGTGCAACCAGATCACCATTCCTCcaatcgcccccccccccccaggtgaaACCTTTGTGAACAGGGAACAGAGCTGAGAACTGACCCGTATCAATGCATGCCTGGCTACTGTGTGAAACGCCAGGTCCACGTTGATGTTGCCCCTGGCGCTGACCTCCAGATAGGGGAGATTCCTGTCCTCACACCATGAGGAGGCATCGCTGCTGGACACCTGGCAAGATAAAGAAGGGTCAGCAATACTTCTCTGCGGATGGAGGCTTTATGATTAATGGGGAGCTTTGTAAGCTCTGGCTGGCCATGTCACTCCCGGTGGTCGCGGAACTGCAGTGTGAACCGGGAAGGGTCAGACCTCTCCTCTCCCCAGGCCCTGCTCCGCTCCGGGGCGTACCTGTTTGTCATTGAGGTCGATTTTGTTCCCTAACACCACGAACGGGAAGCCAGGGTCCCGCGAGCTGGTCTTGTCCAGTATGTCCTGCCTCCAGCCCTCCAGAGCTTCGAAGGTCTCGCGGTCGGTCACGTCGAAGGCCAGCACGCACCCATCCGAGCCATTGTAGAAGGTAGACACCACCGAGCGGAACCGCTCCTGCCCGCCCGTGTCCCAAATCTACAGGAGAATCATCAACTCACAATCGGATACAAAACATCGGACACCAATTTAGGGGCTTCCTGTAACCTCTTCtgttatgaaaattaaaaatttCATCTTATTTTTATCTCTCAAATGCATGCTGTCAACGGCAAAAAGTACTGTTAAGAGTGGAAGCAAGAGAAGAACCTAAAAGACTGGATTAAACCAGTGACGGAAGATGACAGCAAAGTCACCAGCAGGTACTGTCAATGTGAAATATATGCACACCATGCTGGCCTTGTTCAGCCACAGGACCACAGACAGATAATGGATTTACTGCATTTAAATCTTTTACAACCATGCACCCAACAGAGCTTACACTGGCCTGCTGTTTGCCACACAACAGTTACAGTTCTGTTAATGTTGATGAATCATGTTATGAGAAAGATGTGCACTGTACACAATGTACGGCATTGATAAACAACATTATTGCACCCTGCATGTCTGCCGTTTTTAGTGCTGCTTTGGTGCTGGCAATGACAACCAGGAGCCCTCTCAGGGACCGCAGCATTCACAGCAGACCAAAAATAGACCAAATCCATGCTAAACCCCACTCTGACACAGGCCACTTTTAAGAGGGCTGGACCTGGGACTGCTGCTTTTATACACCCCTACTAAATATTTAGGTTAACGGACTGAGATTGAAGCTGAATCCATCGGAAAGAACACTGCTTATTCGAATGAGCAAGCATAGGCCCTGTTGGATCAAGAATTTcaaaaaatgtgaacaaacagcatgaaatTAAGCAGAAAATAGATTTTCCAGCTGAAAAGGCAATCCTGGTACAGGCAAACATGAAGTGGTAGCGAGTGACTGGGGGACTAAAACACTATGGCACTGTTCTTGTATTCAGTGCAGTCACTGCTGTCAGCCACTAGAGGGGTGTTCACCCCCCAACCTGCTTTGTACAAGGAGCAAGGCATGGCTTCTCTCAATGCGTGGCGGTGTTACAGGGTGATTCAGCTCTGCCTGTTTTGATTATCAAACAGAGTGCTCTTGCCTGGCTTACTGTATACCTGCAGCTTGACAGAGCTGTTGTCCACTGTGATGATCTTCGACAGGACGCTGGCTCCTAGCGTGGTGCGATAGTCCTCGTAGAACTTGCTGTGCACGTACTGGTGTAGCAGGGAGGTCTTTCCCACGCTGTAGGAGAAGCAGCCTGGTTATCACATTCTCCACATCCACACAACTGCACTACTGTGGGCCTTCTTCCGGCAATCACTGGACTGCAGCATCCTAGTGAACCAATGCAAACATGTCTAGCCTCCCAATGCACAGTAGGACTTTATAGTAACAACATTATTATAGAACACGTTTATGATTTTAGTTATAAAATCATAAACAAGCACATGGTTACTTATTGTATCAATTTCCTTTGTGCTTGTTTTCAACAGGTGGGCAGTTTTACTGTATACAACAGAGAAGGATTAACTGCAGTGTACACTTGTGATACAATATAACACCAGCAGATGTCAATCTTTCTAACTATAGCTgaaaagttccattttttttatttcagctggCACACACATTCcccttaaaaaaaagtttaacatttttgctgtaattttgcagttttcccattgttatattatgcatttaccattgtttaccatagtttgctatgtttctgggctttaccatgcttttattaTAGACATTGCTGTTCTTTTACAGTGgcaaaggaaacacacacacacacacacacacaaacacagagagagagaaagagagacacacataAATGGCTGCTACTACTGCGCTCAGGAGTTTCTCTTACCCAAGTGATCCGAGGATAATGATCTTCAGATCCACCTGCTTCATGAAGAGAGCCTGAGAAAGAGACATAATACCAAGCATGGACTATCAATTCAGAACACAATGTTAAAGATAGAGAATACCAAGCATGGACTATCAATTCAGAACACAATGTTAAAGATAGAGAATACCAAACATGGACTATCAATTCAGAACACAAAGTTAAAGATAGAGAATACCGAGCATAGCCTATCAATTCAattctgattaaataaataaaactgactgAAATAACAAAATCCATTGTTGCTTAGTGGTCACTAGATGGAGCTGTACCCTACACACCTGGGCAGGTTCATGCAACacagccattcctggttttaattgTTCTGTGCAGTGATACCAGCTTTGATAAAAGTGTGTTCACAAAGACTCTAGAAACACTGCAAGCCACAACCTTCTGCAAATCAGGTATCAGCCTTAACTGCATCAACATGTAGTTTTGCTGTTTCATGTATAATTTGACAGATTTCCCCACTGCACAAAGGCTTGCAGAGCCgtcacatgtactgtacaatataatagTAAGAGGGGCTCTGCTGTATCTATGGCCGACACTTGGCCCTGCTGTTACAATGCCAGCGATCTCAGTGCTGAATGTCTTTACAATGCCACCCTGCTTTGTGCACCTAGCCCCTGAGAAAAAGGTTTCCATTGTTTGGAGCTGCACAGCAGCTACAGACCGGCAGGCTTCCTGTCAATGAGAGctattgtattttgtatagttATTTCCACTGATCAGTATCTATTGAAAACCGTGCCAtcaccaaacaaacagcagcccTTCTTTCACCCAGGTTTACATCCCCTTCCGAGGAGCGCTGCTCAGGACCAGGGGGCGTGGGTGTAATCTGAGAAGAAGGAAACATGCATATACCTGAAATATACCCGAAAAACATCCAGTTACAGCATATATCTGGTGTAgttagagacagagagagagagagagagagagagagagagagagagagagagagagagagagagagctcacagctCTCTATCAAAGAAGAATCATGATCCAACAGGATAcccatcaatcactagaaatacttcatgaagaagaaaagtaattgataaagtGAAAACTCTATTATAATAATTAGCATTAGATAGTATTGTAGAAATAGTCGGGCAGACTGATGATGCTGTTTGAGGTTGAAAGTTTGAAAATGATGTGTAATTCAATATCTAACTGTATGTGATAAGGGTTTCTGTAAAACCCCTTTCatactggcatgctctacccaggtcggaacctacccgggtcaggacctggtgtcatgcgggtcggctacacgatttcacactgcttttgataaagccgggttgacctgggtgacagacgcaagtacacaatacgcatatcaatgccccggaagcagcttgttactgacacttccatccaagcttctctggattcaACAGTCAGCCCAAacgttgattagagcaaatgtttcttcatccctgctgcagccTGGCTCATGCTgcgtctcaagcaacaaaaacatgGCTAAACAGGGTAAACAGAAACGCCCcatgtggaagtgaaaccttcactcaGGCGTGGCAGTTTGTTATatgccgtcatgcattttgtctcgctcagccTGGGTCAatgcgtgtcgacccacatcctgaggagGGTGgctgggacccgggttaaccctggtacgacccaggtacatggtttcacacgacgcaggattgtgacccggacagccagtgtgaaaggggttttactgtctatactgtacatatatctAGTTTTATATTCCTGTAAAGGGTGTGTTTTGTATAATCACACCTTGAAATTGAAAACAGCAAACTTTTTTTATCAAACAGGTTGAAACAAAGTGCAGATTAAGAGATCTTGGCAGCTTCCTGCCCAAACACTCAATACATGACTAATGCACCCTGTCAGATAGTATCTATAGTCAGGCTACACCCCTCCTTTCAAACACAATCGCCTTTCTCTCCTCTCTTAGGTTCAAGTGTAATACTGCTGCACTTGAACCCAATCCAGCCACACAGTACCTGCCTGGTCTGAGCAGAGCTCAGCAGAATCAGGAAACCACTGGCAGGGATGCTGGCTGTTTCTGTAGTAAACTGGCTGGTTCTGGTTCTATTGATAGCACTTTATTTCAAGGATTCTTTATGAACAATCAATAAccatcattgtattattattattattattattattattattattattattattaataataataataataataataataataataataataataataataatcagtctATAGCAATACCTTGTTCTAATGTATTTATAGGTATAATTGTGATTACTTTCTAATATGACATGCAGCTTTGCACTGGTATTGtatcattaaaatgttattgcagtAAACAATTCATAATCATCCAAAACACATACATGGatttttcagtaacactttagtttagggatctgacATACGTGGTTATAaataatctataaacatgttattaattctGTTATTAACACTTATAGAATATGACTAGACATAATAACTTCTGTCATTGTTTTATACGCTATTGTACAGAATCGCTTATAACGGAtatagtctgtctgtcttttcaggtctgtctgtgtgtttgtctgtctgtttttatttgtgtgtctgtctgtctttatatgtctgtctcaccagttgtatggggttgctttgttttcGTAATACAGTTACTTTACACTTTTGccatggttttatttttgctattgtttataaacaCTTATAACAGATCCATAAACTAAACTGTCACCGATTGTTCAAGTTGCATTAATAGCAATGCACAGTTTCAGATACAGTAGCTAACTCCTTTAACTGGCTTTGTTCATGGTTGTGTTCACTGgatagggtgtgtgtgtgtgtgtttgctggaTCTGCGGAAACCTTCCTGTAATATAAAGCTTATCTAGCAAAAccagttttttaaaaggcatATGACACATGTGGGAAAGCATGAATTCCAGGCCAGAGTTTCTGTGAAGGGCAGGGCCGTAGCAACCAGCCCCAACGCATCTCAAAGGGAAAACTGTAGAGTCCCCTGGCTTAATGTCGAGTACCTGAGCTTCTAATGCTTtgctgggttttatttttttctaacatcAATGCAAATATGCAGATTTTTTGGCACAGCACAATGAGTTTAAGTTTAGATCTGCTGCTTCCTGTTgccaaatcacttcctgtgtcataGTGCTGTGTTACACGAGTGTAGCAACAATCAGTgtatgtgacctacagcacaggaagtggtgAATGTAAAAAAAGCCACTTCTGCACAACCTTTCTCCTAGATTGACACAAAACTACCATGAgaaccccccaccaccaccaacacatcACCTTACAACTGGTCAAAGGGTTCTTGAGTTATCAATCTGCGTTACATCAGAACAGAAAGAAAGAGCCGATGAAACTTGACAGCCTTTCTCTTCAGGAGACTGCAGTCTCACTGAACGAGAACGACTGAACGCTggctcactcacacactcacacattcactcgcttgctctctctctctcgcttgctgAAGCTACTTACAGCTTTTGGCTCCTGGCCCATTTTCACAGCTCAGCAGTAAACTGTCTGATGGCAGTAGTGTTGTGATTCTCACCCCCTCCTTCCTGTTCAGATCACTGTGAGCGAGCCCGCGGTCCTAGTTACCACACAGCGCTGCTAGTCGTACAGCCACAGGCCCGGACGGAGCTTGCAGTACAGTTCAGAATCAGtgcttatttttgttgttttccattttataaaggtccctccctccctctctctctgcctgtctgccaCAGGCATGTGGGTGTTTCCAAATGGACAAATGAGTCAAGGCAGAGAGGGCTTTTCCGAACAAGTTACACTATgtgagcagtgcagtgtgtggatgtgtagacagacagataggaattcagcacttaaaaaaaaaatgattacatcaAATATGTTGGcattactgtatgttttcatattttacacaTAGATAAGTACTGCAGTTGCTATGCCATTACATGAatgggggggcagggggggggcgGGGGAATTCCATTCACAGTTCATAGTGTCACAGCGTGGAGTCACAGAGACATTATGCAATGCTTCATGCAATTTCCTGCATCGTTGTTTTTGGCATTTCAGTTTAAAGCATCCTGCCTATCAAAAATGCCATCTAATAAGCTAGCTTTGAGGCAGAAACTTCTGAATGTATAGGTGGTGAGCTTGATGGAAtacttataattatttattaataaaatgaaaataagtttaaaacatCAAAGCTCTCCCCAGGTCTACTCCAGCCGCACTGCAGTGTGTTGAAACCAAAATAATTTTTCCTCTTGTTGTCCCATGCCCCTGTTTCCAAGCATGTGCCTGGTAgacagttgtttttgtttctgtatccTGGATACCAGCTCTGTGACTCAACGCTGTGGGTTAGAAGTGTGCTGAGCAATTTACTAAAGGGAAACAACTGTAGAACAAACCAAGCATGAGAAAAAATCACAAGACAGCACCAGATagacagtgcagtgcagagccaGTCTGAGAAGCAGGTTACCTGTGTCCTTTCATTCCGGCTGCAAGAGAGCTCATTTAACTCAATTCCTCAAGGTTGTTAATACAAGAGTTTTTTCCTCCAATCATGAAGtctttaatattcattttaaatctgcTCTAATTTCCTCCAGGGCTTTTAGACAAAGCTTTAAATGATCTAATGTGAGGTCATGGTAATAACATTGATTCTTTTACCTGGTGGTTGTACATATGACAGGTCATCCTCAGATGTATGTGAAGGTAATCAATTACACCTCAAAGGGGAGGATGATTTTCATTCTCTTGCACATCATCTCTGTTGGGCGCTCCTAAGAGCTGGTGTTTGTTCTGTGATAATTGTCACTGCTTCAGTGGTCAGATGGCCTCGTTGCTGGATTTACAAATCCCTGACTCAGACACAAATGAGCAGATGCCCTTCTTTCTTAACTGTGTCAGGTGCTCATGAATCACTGTCCAGCCACAGATCTCTTAGAAGCAAGGCCTGGCTGAAGTGTGCTTCCCCTTTTTCAGTCAGAACACAGAAACCAACCTTTTCAACTCATTCTGTATTGCATACTATCATTTTAGTTTACAAAAAGCACGTAAAGAATCGTAATTTTTTATTCTGTTCGTTATTGTGTTGTCAATCACCAACATACCATTTAACCCTCCCAACGACTGTATTGCTGTAGTGTTCACACCTGCTCTGTAGTGTGGCCCTACATGGCcctaaaaaaattacataaaaaaaaaaatcaattacatctttttttatcATTGCACATAAGAAATCAGCATGTAGAAGTTGGATCAGTTTCTGTATACAAGCAGTGCAGTCGTCTAACTCATTTTAAGTCACATTTGACTTCCGGGTGTGTCACGATCACTCTCCACTCTCCCTCTCCAGATGTCACCCCGGGGTCAGGGCACGGCTTTGGCCAGGCCGACACGGTTGTTGCCCCGGTCGAATACGGAGTAGAACTGGCCAATGAAGACGTCCCCCAGAATCCAGAGAGGACCCGCTGGAGGGGGGGTGTCCATACCCTGGAACCCAGTGGTGCAGAGCCCCTCAGACTCCTCCTGAAGAGGCAGAGAGGTAGGGGTTAAACACGCAAGGTGTAACATTAAAAAACCTTCTCAAAATCCATTGCTATAGTGGTATGAAGACTATTTTGTTAagggctgtttttgtttaaaaacacatgatGATTAATTCAATCAAGATTGATGTCTATCCAAACCCTTG
Above is a window of Polyodon spathula isolate WHYD16114869_AA chromosome 25, ASM1765450v1, whole genome shotgun sequence DNA encoding:
- the LOC121299462 gene encoding ras-related protein Rab-7b-like — protein: MGQEPKAALFMKQVDLKIIILGSLGVGKTSLLHQYVHSKFYEDYRTTLGASVLSKIITVDNSSVKLQIWDTGGQERFRSVVSTFYNGSDGCVLAFDVTDRETFEALEGWRQDILDKTSSRDPGFPFVVLGNKIDLNDKQVSSSDASSWCEDRNLPYLEVSARGNINVDLAFHTVARHALIRYKEAAVSYMTDSIKLKPEKGGNKKKCCS